The following is a genomic window from Sutcliffiella horikoshii.
TTTCACTTTTTCGTTCCTCCTGCAGTTCCAGCAGCTGTTTCTTTTGCTTTTCTCAGCTCCGGTCCTTTAATAAAGTAAGTTTGAACAATCATAAAGATGTTACCCACTACCCAGTATAGGGAAAGTGCCGCAGGGAAGTTGATCGCAAATACAACGATCATAATCGGCATGATCCAAAGCATCATCACCATCTGCGGGTTGTTGTCCATACCAGCCATCATGATTTTTTGCTGGATGAATGTTGTGATACCAGCAACGACAGGAAGGATGAAGTATGGATCCGGATCTCCCAAGTCAAACCACATGAAATTATGGTTGGCAATTTCCGTCGTACGAGTAATCGCATGGAAAAATCCGATAAGGATCGGCATTTGAACCAATAATGGGAAACATCCGGCAAGCGGGTTTACACCATGCTTTTGGAAAAGACCCATTGTTTCTTGCTGTAATTTTTGTTGTGTTTTTTGATCTTTAGAACTATATTTTTCACGAAGTGCTTTCATTTCCGGTTGTAAGGCTTGCATCGCCTTTGCATTCTTCGTTTGTTTAATCATTAACGGTAAGATAGCAAATCGGATTAATAACGTTACAATAATGATGGATAAACCGTAGTCATTGTTCATTAGTTCAGCAAAATAAGTGATCAACCAAGACAATGGATAAACTACATATTCGTTCCAGAAGCCTTCGCTTTCATTGGTGATTGGCTGGTTGATTTCTGTACAGCCTGATAGTAAAGCTACAAGTCCAATAAGGGCCATTAGTAGCCATATTCGATTTTTCAACCTCTTTTTCCTCCTTTTTACACAAAAAAAATGATTCCTTTTACATCCTATCATTTTTATCTGACAAATTGAATATATGTCACACTTCCAACACATTTTTTCCTATCTTCTATATAACACCGCTGTTGATTTCCGCACCGGGC
Proteins encoded in this region:
- the spoIIIJ gene encoding YidC family membrane integrase SpoIIIJ; translation: MKNRIWLLMALIGLVALLSGCTEINQPITNESEGFWNEYVVYPLSWLITYFAELMNNDYGLSIIIVTLLIRFAILPLMIKQTKNAKAMQALQPEMKALREKYSSKDQKTQQKLQQETMGLFQKHGVNPLAGCFPLLVQMPILIGFFHAITRTTEIANHNFMWFDLGDPDPYFILPVVAGITTFIQQKIMMAGMDNNPQMVMMLWIMPIMIVVFAINFPAALSLYWVVGNIFMIVQTYFIKGPELRKAKETAAGTAGGTKK